The following are encoded together in the Geobacter sulfurreducens PCA genome:
- the hybA gene encoding hydrogenase 2 operon protein HybA, whose amino-acid sequence MKSTTRRDFLKMMGMTGAACLACAAPLSASTGPAGESETAIAMLYDATKCVGCKACMAACKRVNMEQNNLSYEYLPTDGDKLWDAPKDLSGDTRTVIKLYKESDTRFSYVKHSCMHCTKPGCVSACPVKAMTKDPVTGVVAYNKNACIGCRYCQVACPYNIPRFQWDKALPQIVKCDFCKDTNLKAKGMPACSETCPAGAIAFGKRTDLLAEAHNRIKENPDRYIPKVYGEKEVGGANHLYLAAFPFQKLGLPELKEESPAAFSEHIQHTIYKGFIAPVALYGTLAAIALRNKKKQEDLGHGEDD is encoded by the coding sequence ATGAAAAGCACGACTAGACGCGATTTCCTCAAGATGATGGGGATGACCGGCGCCGCCTGCCTGGCGTGCGCCGCGCCCCTGTCGGCCTCCACGGGCCCGGCCGGCGAGAGCGAAACCGCCATCGCCATGCTTTACGACGCCACCAAGTGCGTGGGGTGCAAGGCGTGCATGGCAGCCTGCAAGCGGGTCAACATGGAGCAGAACAATCTCTCCTACGAGTACCTGCCCACCGACGGGGACAAACTCTGGGACGCCCCCAAGGACCTGTCCGGCGACACCCGCACGGTCATCAAGCTCTACAAGGAGTCCGACACCCGCTTCTCCTACGTGAAGCACTCCTGTATGCACTGCACGAAGCCCGGCTGCGTGTCCGCCTGCCCGGTCAAGGCCATGACCAAGGACCCGGTCACCGGCGTGGTGGCCTACAACAAGAACGCCTGCATCGGCTGCCGCTACTGCCAGGTGGCCTGTCCCTACAACATCCCCCGCTTCCAGTGGGACAAGGCGCTGCCCCAGATCGTCAAGTGCGATTTCTGCAAGGACACGAACCTGAAGGCCAAGGGGATGCCCGCCTGCAGCGAGACCTGCCCCGCCGGCGCCATTGCCTTCGGCAAGCGCACGGATCTTCTGGCCGAGGCCCACAACCGGATCAAGGAGAACCCGGACCGCTACATTCCAAAGGTCTACGGCGAGAAGGAAGTTGGCGGCGCCAACCACCTGTATCTGGCCGCCTTCCCGTTCCAGAAGCTGGGCCTGCCCGAACTGAAGGAGGAGTCGCCCGCCGCCTTCTCCGAGCATATCCAGCACACCATCTACAAGGGGTTCATCGCCCCGGTTGCCCTCTACGGGACCCTGGCGGCCATTGCCCTCAGGAACAAGAAGAAGCAGGAAGATCTCGGACACGGGGAGGACGATTAA
- a CDS encoding 4Fe-4S dicluster domain-containing protein: MSAGAIDYSKTKTFLIDTTKCTGCRGCQVACKQWNQLKAENTTFFTGEGYQNPPGMSEFTFTRVKFKDYQKHGQNEFAFYKEMCMHCNDPACASVCPVGAFEKTAEGPVVYHSKKCIGCRFCMVACPFGIPKYEWSKAFPLVKKCTGCYSRVKNGLDPACATACPTAITYGPRDEMIKEAEKRMSARPDRYVKVVYGKEEAGGTTVLYLTQQPLDELGFKPVTKRPLPSYTWQALRLVPGIFLTVGGTLSLITWFQHRKDRVRKEEEEQKNRKEGNQ, encoded by the coding sequence ATGAGTGCCGGAGCCATCGACTATTCAAAAACCAAGACGTTCCTGATCGATACCACCAAGTGCACCGGCTGCCGCGGCTGCCAGGTGGCCTGCAAGCAGTGGAACCAGCTGAAGGCCGAGAATACGACCTTCTTCACCGGCGAAGGCTACCAGAACCCGCCGGGGATGAGTGAATTCACCTTCACCCGGGTCAAGTTCAAGGACTACCAGAAGCACGGCCAGAACGAGTTCGCCTTCTACAAGGAGATGTGCATGCACTGCAACGATCCCGCATGCGCCTCCGTCTGCCCCGTGGGTGCCTTCGAGAAGACCGCCGAAGGGCCGGTGGTCTACCACTCCAAGAAGTGCATCGGCTGCCGTTTCTGCATGGTGGCATGCCCCTTCGGCATCCCCAAGTACGAGTGGAGCAAGGCGTTCCCGCTGGTCAAGAAGTGCACGGGCTGCTACAGCCGGGTGAAGAACGGCCTCGATCCCGCCTGCGCCACCGCCTGCCCCACGGCCATAACCTACGGTCCCCGGGATGAAATGATCAAGGAGGCCGAGAAGCGGATGTCCGCCAGGCCCGACCGCTACGTGAAAGTGGTCTACGGCAAGGAAGAGGCCGGCGGCACCACGGTCCTCTACCTGACCCAGCAGCCCCTGGACGAGCTCGGCTTCAAGCCGGTCACCAAGCGGCCGCTGCCGTCCTACACCTGGCAGGCCCTGCGCCTCGTGCCGGGGATCTTCCTGACCGTGGGCGGCACCCTCTCCCTCATTACCTGGTTCCAGCACCGCAAGGACCGGGTCCGGAAGGAAGAAGAGGAGCAGAAGAACCGCAAGGAGGGGAACCAATGA
- the nrfD gene encoding NrfD/PsrC family molybdoenzyme membrane anchor subunit: MTAARIVINEIKGYHRFIKFLMVLVGAAAVASAVRFIFGLGATTNLNDLYPWGLWISFDVVTAVPLAAGAFTIGIVAHVFHIKKLEPLVRPAIVTGFLGYSLVCVGLLLDLGQPQRGPYVLFNWNVHSPMFEVSMCVMAYTTVLFLEFLHPVSERFGWHIPLRLLRTLELPFAILAAMISTLHQSTLGTFFLIAVDKLHNLWYNPLLPLQFWLSAIFTGLSIVIFEASLVHKYMGQPDESDLLATLTKIIPWIMGVYIAVKAYALAFLSHGPLFDRPVLTALFSVEVIVGLLIPFAMFLTKRIRTDKQMQLRAASLVIVGLILNRFNVSMFAMHQPGQPVYFPNFIESVVTIGIIAAHILFFVLIAKYFPIFEHHPEATDYTIPDRFRKIEKHGHGTASEA, translated from the coding sequence ATGACCGCAGCACGTATCGTCATCAATGAAATCAAGGGATACCACCGGTTCATCAAGTTTCTGATGGTCCTGGTGGGTGCGGCGGCCGTGGCCTCCGCGGTCCGCTTCATCTTCGGCCTGGGCGCCACCACCAACCTGAACGACCTCTACCCGTGGGGCCTCTGGATCTCCTTCGACGTGGTCACTGCCGTGCCCCTGGCGGCCGGCGCCTTCACCATCGGCATCGTGGCCCACGTCTTCCACATCAAGAAGCTGGAGCCCCTGGTCCGGCCGGCCATCGTCACCGGGTTCCTGGGCTATTCGCTGGTCTGTGTCGGGCTGCTGCTCGACCTGGGCCAGCCCCAGCGGGGACCGTACGTCCTTTTCAACTGGAACGTCCACTCCCCCATGTTCGAGGTCTCCATGTGCGTCATGGCGTACACCACGGTCCTCTTCCTGGAGTTCCTCCACCCGGTGAGCGAGCGGTTCGGCTGGCACATCCCGCTGCGTCTGCTGCGGACCCTGGAGCTGCCGTTCGCCATCCTGGCGGCCATGATCTCCACGCTCCACCAGTCGACCCTGGGGACCTTCTTCCTCATCGCCGTCGACAAGCTTCACAACCTCTGGTACAATCCGCTGCTGCCGCTGCAGTTCTGGCTCTCCGCCATCTTCACCGGCCTCTCCATCGTCATCTTCGAGGCGAGCCTGGTCCATAAGTATATGGGGCAGCCGGACGAGTCGGACCTGCTGGCCACGCTGACCAAGATCATCCCCTGGATCATGGGGGTCTACATAGCGGTCAAGGCTTACGCCCTGGCGTTCCTCTCCCACGGCCCGCTCTTCGACCGGCCGGTCCTGACGGCCCTCTTCAGCGTTGAGGTAATCGTGGGTCTGCTGATCCCCTTCGCCATGTTCCTCACCAAGCGGATCAGGACCGACAAGCAGATGCAGCTCCGGGCCGCTTCCCTGGTGATCGTGGGTCTCATCCTGAACCGGTTCAACGTCTCCATGTTCGCCATGCACCAGCCCGGTCAGCCCGTGTATTTCCCGAACTTCATCGAGTCGGTGGTGACCATCGGCATCATCGCGGCCCACATCCTCTTCTTCGTGCTCATTGCCAAGTATTTCCCGATCTTCGAGCACCATCCGGAGGCCACCGACTACACCATACCCGACCGCTTCCGCAAGATCGAGAAGCACGGCCACGGGACGGCGAGCGAAGCGTAG
- a CDS encoding hydrogenase small subunit — protein MGKEAVLRGGVSRRDFMKTCVAATAIMGLPYSMHTKVAEAAQKAGRPPVIWLHFQECTGCSESLLRSGHPDVSELILDMISLDYHETLMVGSGHQAEQSLHDSMKANHGKYILVVEGGIPTKDNGIYCKVGGKTAVDSLTTAAEGAAAIITIGTCASYGGIQSAPPNPTGAVGVRDLIKNKPIVNIPGCPPNPYNFLSTVLYYLTFNKLPELDALGRPKFAYGRKIHEHCERRPHFDAGRFATAYGDKTHAEGYCLYKLGCKGPATFANCSVTRFNDVGVWPVSVGHPCIGCTEPDILFKKPIAEKLQIHLPTPPDTYAPAELGQKGPGVSPAATGLVGLAGGVALGAGAMLAKKLPSGEEGHEKHD, from the coding sequence ATGGGAAAGGAAGCTGTGCTTCGCGGCGGCGTGTCGCGAAGGGATTTCATGAAGACCTGTGTTGCAGCCACCGCTATCATGGGGCTGCCCTACAGCATGCACACAAAGGTGGCCGAAGCTGCCCAGAAGGCCGGCCGGCCGCCGGTGATCTGGCTTCACTTCCAGGAGTGCACCGGCTGTTCAGAGTCGCTTCTCCGTTCGGGGCACCCGGATGTTTCCGAACTGATACTTGACATGATTTCGCTGGACTACCATGAAACCCTCATGGTCGGCTCGGGGCATCAGGCGGAGCAGTCGCTCCACGACTCCATGAAGGCGAACCACGGCAAGTACATCCTGGTCGTGGAGGGTGGCATCCCCACCAAGGACAACGGCATCTACTGCAAGGTGGGCGGCAAGACCGCCGTGGATTCCCTGACCACCGCCGCCGAAGGGGCTGCCGCCATCATCACCATCGGCACCTGCGCCTCATACGGCGGCATCCAGTCGGCTCCTCCCAACCCTACGGGCGCCGTGGGGGTCCGCGACCTGATCAAGAACAAGCCGATCGTCAACATTCCCGGCTGTCCGCCCAACCCCTACAACTTCCTCTCCACGGTCCTCTACTACCTGACGTTCAACAAGCTCCCCGAGCTCGACGCACTGGGCCGTCCCAAGTTTGCCTACGGCCGGAAGATTCACGAGCACTGCGAGCGCCGTCCCCACTTCGACGCGGGCCGCTTCGCCACCGCCTACGGCGACAAGACCCATGCCGAGGGGTACTGCCTCTACAAGCTGGGCTGCAAGGGGCCGGCGACATTCGCCAACTGCTCCGTCACCCGTTTCAACGACGTGGGGGTATGGCCCGTTTCCGTCGGCCACCCGTGCATTGGTTGCACCGAGCCGGATATCCTCTTCAAGAAGCCCATCGCCGAGAAGCTCCAGATCCACCTGCCCACGCCGCCCGACACCTATGCTCCGGCCGAACTGGGGCAGAAGGGTCCCGGCGTGAGCCCGGCGGCCACCGGTCTCGTTGGCCTGGCCGGCGGCGTAGCCCTGGGTGCCGGCGCCATGCTGGCCAAGAAGCTGCCCAGCGGGGAGGAAGGTCATGAAAAGCACGACTAG
- the fdhD gene encoding formate dehydrogenase accessory sulfurtransferase FdhD, with translation MKTIHIYTNGRLEEKRGDIVREFPLVLQVNGREIATLIASPHDLRFLVAGFLRNQGFVESAADFHMLAVCDEFGIANVRIRQELPERLKPVLTSGCGTGITFTLETGGREAAVAPSPAVAPEAVFRLMEELARQADNYRNHGGIHSAAVGDGEGNLLLFAEDIGRHNTLDRIAGEALLKGIDLAGRILVTSGRVSTEMASKCARLGIALVASRTSATDMAATLCHEAGICLLGYVRGGKFTVYTHSDRLLVPEQAAASLPGPVPRGRIPGVTGVILAGGQSSRMGSNKALLPYRGGRFIESIHRQLSEYFDEVIVVTNTPEQYEFLPCRKVTDIHEGMGALAGIHAGLHHSSNPAAFVVACDMPYLNGDLIRHLASMADPGGVLIPESPTGLEPLHAVYGKGCLAAIEATLLSGQRRIVSFFGRTNVNRVNVAQIAAFDPEFNSFRNINTPTDYYRLREIERGEALPAPADERAGASA, from the coding sequence ATGAAAACCATCCACATCTACACTAACGGCCGACTCGAAGAAAAGCGGGGCGATATCGTGCGGGAGTTTCCCCTGGTGCTCCAGGTGAACGGCCGGGAGATCGCCACCCTCATCGCATCTCCCCACGACCTCCGCTTCCTGGTGGCCGGGTTCCTGCGCAACCAGGGCTTTGTCGAGTCGGCGGCGGATTTCCACATGCTGGCCGTCTGCGACGAGTTCGGCATCGCCAATGTCCGGATCAGGCAGGAACTGCCCGAGCGGCTCAAGCCGGTCCTCACCAGTGGCTGCGGCACCGGCATCACCTTCACCCTGGAGACGGGGGGGCGGGAAGCGGCCGTGGCGCCGTCGCCCGCCGTGGCACCGGAGGCGGTCTTCCGGCTCATGGAGGAACTGGCGCGGCAGGCCGACAACTACCGGAACCACGGGGGCATCCACTCGGCCGCCGTGGGGGACGGGGAGGGGAACCTCCTCCTCTTTGCCGAGGACATCGGCCGGCACAACACCCTCGACCGGATTGCCGGCGAGGCCCTGCTCAAGGGGATCGATCTGGCCGGCCGCATCCTGGTGACCTCGGGGCGCGTCTCCACGGAGATGGCCTCCAAGTGCGCCCGGCTCGGCATTGCCCTGGTGGCATCCCGCACTTCGGCCACCGATATGGCGGCGACTCTCTGCCACGAGGCGGGGATCTGCCTTCTGGGCTACGTGCGCGGCGGCAAGTTCACGGTCTATACCCACAGCGACCGGCTGCTGGTGCCGGAGCAGGCTGCGGCATCCCTGCCCGGGCCGGTGCCGCGGGGCCGAATTCCCGGCGTCACCGGCGTCATCCTGGCCGGCGGCCAGTCCAGCCGCATGGGGAGCAACAAAGCCCTCCTCCCCTATCGGGGCGGCCGTTTCATCGAGTCGATCCACCGCCAGCTCTCCGAGTATTTCGACGAGGTCATCGTCGTCACCAACACGCCGGAGCAGTACGAATTCCTCCCTTGTCGGAAGGTGACCGACATCCACGAGGGAATGGGCGCCCTGGCCGGCATCCACGCCGGTCTCCACCATAGTTCCAATCCGGCGGCCTTTGTGGTGGCCTGCGACATGCCCTATCTCAACGGCGACCTGATCCGCCACCTGGCCTCTATGGCCGATCCCGGCGGGGTCCTGATCCCCGAGAGTCCCACGGGCCTGGAACCGCTCCACGCCGTGTACGGCAAGGGGTGCCTCGCCGCGATCGAGGCGACGCTCCTCTCGGGCCAGCGACGGATCGTCTCGTTTTTCGGCAGGACCAATGTCAATCGCGTCAATGTGGCCCAGATTGCCGCGTTCGACCCCGAGTTCAATTCGTTCCGCAACATCAACACACCGACCGACTACTACCGCCTGAGAGAGATCGAGCGCGGCGAGGCCCTGCCCGCCCCGGCCGACGAGCGGGCCGGGGCGTCGGCGTAA
- the hybB gene encoding Ni/Fe-hydrogenase cytochrome b subunit gives MGSHHDEYQVQPGKILTRPFFILLFFVLVGLALIAYRFFAGVGAVTGLSDGYPWGIWIAYDVATGTAFACGGYALALLIYIMNRWKYHPLIRSAILTSVFGYCLAGFSVMVDLGRYWNAYGFFMPSRWQGNSVMFEVALCVMSYSTVLIIEFLPAVLYTLEHSKWKWVRESSHWLYARLIPDTDALRNGLTNVSKAAGHLQVRLDKVLIFFIVLGITLPSMHQSSLGSMMIIAGEKLSPLWQTGFLPLLFLINCIFIGYSTVMFESILSSFGFKRAYEVHELSGIARIVPWVAGLWMAIRFGDLIWRNQIPTILTFDKNALFFLLEVLLIGGGAFMMLSRKNRLSPRLLFLSGALLMLGGGLYRFNVYLIGFNPGEGWSYFPSVAEFLITVGIIAIEILGYLTLVKIFPVMPNPKKHFAEEGEEMVEETAGQVAPGGVYAGK, from the coding sequence ATGGGATCGCATCACGATGAATATCAGGTTCAGCCCGGCAAGATCTTAACCCGGCCCTTCTTCATCCTCCTGTTCTTCGTCCTGGTAGGGCTGGCGCTCATCGCCTACCGGTTCTTCGCCGGCGTAGGCGCGGTTACCGGGCTGTCCGACGGCTACCCCTGGGGAATCTGGATCGCCTACGACGTGGCCACCGGCACCGCCTTCGCCTGCGGCGGCTACGCACTGGCGCTGCTCATCTACATCATGAACCGGTGGAAGTACCATCCGCTCATCCGCTCGGCCATCCTGACCAGCGTGTTCGGCTACTGCCTGGCCGGCTTTTCGGTCATGGTCGACCTGGGCCGCTACTGGAACGCCTACGGCTTCTTCATGCCCAGCCGCTGGCAGGGCAACTCGGTCATGTTCGAGGTCGCTCTCTGCGTCATGTCGTACTCCACGGTCCTGATCATCGAGTTCCTCCCGGCGGTGCTCTACACCCTGGAGCACAGCAAGTGGAAGTGGGTGCGCGAATCGTCCCACTGGCTCTATGCGCGCCTGATCCCCGACACCGACGCGCTCCGCAACGGCCTGACCAACGTGAGCAAGGCGGCGGGGCATCTCCAGGTACGGCTCGACAAGGTCCTCATCTTCTTCATCGTCCTGGGGATCACGCTGCCGTCCATGCACCAGTCGTCGCTCGGCTCCATGATGATCATTGCCGGCGAGAAGCTGAGCCCTCTGTGGCAGACCGGCTTCCTGCCGCTGCTCTTCCTGATCAACTGCATCTTCATCGGCTACTCCACGGTCATGTTCGAGTCGATCCTCTCCTCCTTCGGCTTCAAGCGGGCCTATGAGGTGCACGAACTGTCCGGCATCGCCCGGATCGTGCCGTGGGTGGCAGGGCTCTGGATGGCGATCCGCTTCGGCGACCTGATCTGGCGCAACCAGATCCCCACCATCCTGACGTTTGACAAGAACGCTCTGTTCTTCCTCCTGGAGGTGCTCCTGATCGGTGGCGGCGCTTTCATGATGCTGTCGCGCAAGAACCGGCTCTCTCCGCGGCTCCTGTTCCTGAGCGGTGCCCTGCTGATGCTCGGCGGCGGGCTCTACCGATTCAACGTCTACCTGATCGGCTTCAATCCGGGCGAGGGGTGGAGCTACTTCCCCTCGGTGGCGGAATTCCTCATCACCGTGGGCATCATCGCCATCGAGATCCTCGGCTACCTGACCCTGGTGAAGATTTTCCCGGTCATGCCGAATCCGAAGAAGCACTTCGCCGAAGAGGGCGAAGAGATGGTGGAGGAAACTGCCGGCCAGGTCGCTCCCGGCGGCGTGTACGCAGGAAAATAA
- the fdnG gene encoding formate dehydrogenase-N subunit alpha → MGISRRQFLQGGALAGAALALSGTPGEASADSPDLRTKGTKVTTTVCPFCSVGCGLIVHTKDGKVINAEGDPQHPINQGSLCPKGGALFQIANNDKRLQKVMYRAPGSDKWEEKSWDWALDRIALRMKETRDKSFKKTELNKKDNKEYVVNRTDGMAFFGGAGLDNEECYLWTKFARAMGVGQLEHQARLUHSSTVAGLAASFGRGAMTNHWIDLKNSDVIFAIGCNPAENHPISFKWIEAALDNGAKLISVDPRFTRTSSKADIYAQIRPGTDIAFLGGMINYAIQNRMIHEEYVREYTNATFIVSEQFDFQDGMFCAFDDQEKVYDLKSWAYSTGADGKPKRDMSMKDPKCVYQLMKNHYKRYDIDTVCAITGTPKEDYLKVVKAFCATGRPDKSGTILYAMGITQSTHGSQNVRAVALLQMLLGNIGIAGGGVNALRGESNVQGSTDYGLLFHILPGYLKSPEFDNVDLKAYVEKWTPKTKDPKSANWWGNTPKYTVSLLKAWYGDNATAENDFCYDYLPKRMGNYSYVKIMEKMAKGELEGLVCMGMNPAVGGPDSVAAREALGKLKWLVTADLWETETSIFWKRPGVDPKSIQTEVFMLPAASSIEKEGSISNSGRWAQWRYAAVHPLGDSRSDLHIIDEFYKRIKALYLKDGGAFPEPLTKLAWNYGTGHEPDVHLVAKEINGYFTKDVTIKEKDKVLEFKKGDQVPMFKYLQDDGSTVSGCWIYCGSYTNEGNQMARRDPSDPTGLGLFPKWTWCWPVNRRIIYNRASVNPAGEPFNPKRPVIAWDALEKKWKGDVPDGPWPPMKDDKEGKYPFIMLPEGHGRLYALDMKDGPFPEHYEPVESPAKNLLSKVQTNPVVKVPSNVSSDTSKFPLIGTTYRVTEHWQAGAMTRSLPWLVELVPDMFVEISETLAKQKGISQGDMVKVSTERGSIQAKALVTSRLKPFNVQGKLIEQVGMPWHFGYAGLATGDSGNVLTPTVGCANTGIPEFKAFLCNIEKGGKAA, encoded by the coding sequence ATGGGTATTTCACGAAGGCAGTTCCTGCAGGGAGGGGCGCTGGCCGGAGCTGCGCTGGCCCTTTCCGGCACGCCGGGGGAGGCGAGCGCCGATTCCCCGGACTTGCGCACCAAGGGGACCAAGGTCACCACGACCGTTTGTCCGTTCTGTTCGGTGGGCTGCGGCCTGATCGTCCATACCAAGGACGGCAAGGTCATCAACGCCGAAGGAGATCCGCAGCACCCGATCAACCAGGGCTCGCTCTGTCCCAAGGGGGGCGCGCTGTTCCAGATCGCCAACAACGACAAGCGGCTCCAGAAGGTCATGTACCGGGCTCCCGGCTCCGACAAGTGGGAAGAGAAGTCGTGGGACTGGGCCCTTGACCGGATCGCCCTGCGGATGAAGGAAACCCGCGACAAGTCCTTTAAGAAGACCGAACTCAACAAGAAGGACAACAAAGAATACGTGGTGAACCGGACCGACGGCATGGCCTTCTTCGGCGGCGCCGGCCTCGACAACGAGGAATGCTACCTCTGGACCAAATTCGCCCGCGCGATGGGGGTGGGCCAGCTGGAGCACCAGGCCCGATTATGACACTCCTCCACAGTCGCCGGTCTGGCGGCTTCGTTTGGTCGTGGCGCAATGACCAACCACTGGATTGACCTGAAGAACTCCGACGTCATCTTTGCCATCGGCTGTAACCCGGCCGAGAACCACCCCATTTCCTTCAAGTGGATCGAGGCGGCCCTGGACAACGGCGCCAAGCTGATCTCCGTGGATCCGCGTTTTACCCGCACCTCCTCCAAGGCGGATATCTACGCCCAGATCCGTCCGGGCACCGACATTGCCTTCCTGGGCGGCATGATCAACTATGCCATCCAGAACAGGATGATCCACGAGGAATACGTGCGCGAGTATACCAACGCCACGTTCATCGTTTCCGAGCAGTTTGACTTCCAGGACGGCATGTTCTGCGCCTTTGACGATCAGGAGAAGGTTTACGATCTCAAGTCCTGGGCCTACTCCACCGGCGCCGACGGCAAGCCCAAGCGCGACATGAGCATGAAGGACCCCAAGTGCGTCTATCAGCTCATGAAGAACCACTACAAGCGCTACGACATCGACACCGTCTGCGCCATCACCGGCACCCCGAAGGAGGACTACCTCAAGGTGGTCAAGGCCTTCTGCGCGACGGGCCGTCCCGACAAGTCAGGGACCATCCTCTACGCCATGGGGATCACCCAGTCGACCCACGGCAGCCAGAACGTGCGGGCCGTGGCGCTCCTCCAGATGCTGCTGGGCAACATCGGCATCGCCGGCGGCGGGGTAAACGCCCTGCGCGGCGAGTCCAACGTCCAGGGCTCCACCGACTACGGACTTCTCTTCCACATCCTCCCCGGCTACCTGAAGTCGCCGGAGTTCGACAACGTGGACCTGAAGGCCTATGTCGAGAAGTGGACCCCCAAGACCAAGGACCCCAAGAGCGCCAACTGGTGGGGCAACACCCCCAAGTACACCGTGAGCCTCCTGAAGGCCTGGTACGGCGACAATGCCACGGCCGAGAACGACTTCTGCTACGACTACCTGCCCAAGCGGATGGGGAACTACTCCTACGTCAAGATCATGGAGAAAATGGCCAAGGGCGAGTTGGAAGGGCTTGTCTGCATGGGGATGAACCCGGCCGTGGGCGGTCCCGACTCCGTGGCGGCCCGCGAGGCCCTGGGCAAGCTCAAGTGGCTCGTCACCGCCGACCTCTGGGAGACCGAGACGAGCATCTTCTGGAAACGCCCCGGCGTCGACCCCAAGTCGATCCAGACCGAGGTATTCATGCTGCCGGCCGCCTCCTCCATCGAGAAGGAAGGCTCCATCTCCAACTCGGGCCGCTGGGCCCAGTGGCGCTACGCCGCTGTGCACCCCCTCGGCGACTCCCGCAGCGACCTCCACATCATCGACGAGTTCTACAAGCGGATCAAGGCCCTCTACCTGAAGGACGGGGGCGCCTTCCCCGAGCCCCTCACCAAGCTCGCCTGGAATTACGGCACCGGTCACGAGCCCGACGTCCATCTGGTGGCCAAGGAGATCAACGGCTACTTCACCAAGGACGTCACCATCAAGGAGAAGGACAAGGTCCTGGAGTTCAAGAAGGGCGACCAGGTCCCCATGTTCAAGTACCTCCAGGACGACGGCTCCACCGTCTCCGGCTGCTGGATCTACTGCGGCTCCTACACCAACGAAGGGAACCAGATGGCCCGGCGGGACCCGTCCGACCCCACCGGCCTCGGCCTGTTCCCCAAGTGGACCTGGTGCTGGCCGGTGAACCGCCGGATCATCTACAACCGCGCCTCCGTCAACCCGGCGGGCGAGCCCTTCAACCCCAAGCGTCCGGTCATCGCCTGGGATGCCCTGGAGAAGAAGTGGAAAGGGGATGTCCCCGACGGTCCCTGGCCGCCCATGAAGGACGACAAGGAAGGGAAGTATCCCTTCATCATGCTTCCGGAAGGGCACGGCCGCCTCTACGCCCTCGACATGAAGGACGGCCCGTTCCCCGAGCACTACGAGCCGGTGGAAAGCCCGGCCAAGAACCTTCTTTCAAAGGTCCAGACCAACCCGGTGGTCAAGGTGCCTTCGAACGTGTCCAGCGACACCTCCAAGTTCCCCCTGATCGGCACCACCTATCGGGTGACCGAGCACTGGCAGGCCGGTGCCATGACCCGCAGCCTTCCCTGGCTCGTGGAGCTGGTGCCCGACATGTTCGTGGAGATCAGCGAGACGCTGGCGAAGCAGAAGGGGATCAGCCAGGGGGATATGGTGAAGGTCTCCACCGAGCGGGGGAGCATCCAGGCCAAGGCCCTGGTCACCAGCCGCCTCAAGCCCTTCAACGTGCAGGGCAAGCTGATCGAGCAGGTCGGCATGCCGTGGCACTTCGGCTATGCCGGCCTTGCCACCGGCGACAGCGGCAACGTCCTGACCCCCACCGTGGGGTGCGCCAACACCGGCATTCCGGAATTCAAGGCGTTCCTCTGCAACATTGAAAAAGGAGGTAAGGCCGCATGA
- a CDS encoding twin-arginine translocase TatA/TatE family subunit, protein MFGFGMPEMIIILVIALVVFGPGKLPQLGQSLGASIRNFKKASLEEPEKITVKEKDEHA, encoded by the coding sequence ATGTTCGGATTCGGCATGCCCGAAATGATCATTATCCTCGTCATCGCCCTGGTGGTATTCGGCCCGGGGAAACTTCCCCAGCTGGGTCAGTCCCTGGGCGCGAGCATCAGGAATTTCAAGAAGGCGTCTCTGGAAGAGCCCGAAAAGATTACTGTAAAGGAAAAGGACGAGCACGCCTGA